Within Topomyia yanbarensis strain Yona2022 chromosome 2, ASM3024719v1, whole genome shotgun sequence, the genomic segment CAAAACCGAGTGCTTGGCAGTAGAACTTCGTGTGGGCGGTGAAAAGGTTTTGGTCGTGGTCGTTTACAATCCACCAGAGAATGATTGCTCGCGCTTTCTTGAAGACAAATTAATGCATTTTTCCTCGCGCTATAACAACATCGTGCTGATTGGAGATTTTAATACTAACTTTTCGGAGCCGAGTAGAAAACGTACGCAATTCGAATCTGTGCTGAAAATATTCGGTATGACTTCAGTTGGTGTCGAGCCAACATTCTTTCATCATAGCGGCTGCTCGCAGTTGGACTTATTAATTACCAGTTGTAGTGATAAACTACTTCGTTTCAACCAAATTGGCTTTCCTGGACTCTCGCAACATGATCTCATCTTCGCTTCGCTGGATTTTGACGCCAACCCAGTTACCAGAGTTCACGAGTACCGGGACTACGTCAACATCGATATACAAGCTTTGCGGAACGCAATTCTTTCCGTTAATTgggattctttctataacatccaAGACTCGAGTGAGCAGGTTAGCTTTTTCAACTCTAGTATAAAGCAAATTCATGATGATTATATTCCACTTCGTACGACTAAAAGCCGCATATCTTCCAATGTGTGGTTCAGTTGCGAAATTCGTAAAGCTATggtggaacgtgatttggcTTAGAGAGGCTGGCGTAAAGCACCAAGAAATTTCAAGGACCAAGCGTGCCAGCGGTATAATGTTCTACGAAATAGAACAAATACCATGATATCAAACGCTAAAGCACACTATATGAAGCATTTCTTGGATAGCCGAATCCCACCTAAAGTCCTTTGGAAACGCCTTAAATCGATCGGAGTGGGTAAAGGCGACTCGCAAGCCGCTTGTGGTTTCCACCCAGATGAAGTAAATCGCATATTCCTTTCGCGCTACATCAGCGATGAGAAGTACAGCAATCCACGAAGAACATCTCCAAATTCACCATACAGTTTCTCATTTCGAGCTGTGCAGTGTTGGGAAGTAGTCAACGCTATATGCGATATCAAATCAAACGCGATTGGGCTCGATGGGCTGtcaatcaattttataaaaatcattCTTCCATTGGTTGTGCAGCAAATTACTCACATGTTCAACATGATCATCGAAACCTCAATATTTCCTGCGTGCTGGAAACAAGGTTTTGCCATTACGTAAGAAGCCGCATCTAAACGCGTTGTCAAACCTCAGACCGATCAGTATTCTATGCGGCCTGTCGAAGGCATTCGAGAAGGTACTTAAGCAACAAATGTCGTCCTTCATCACTGAGAATAACCTGCTAACAGAATACCAAGCAGGTTTCCGGAAAGGTCAGAGCATCCAATCTGCGGCACTCCGTTTGCATGACGACTTAGCGGCCACGATTGACAAAAAAGGTATTGCAATATTGCTATTGCTTGATTTTTCGAAAGCTTTTGATACCATTCCCCATCGTAAACTTTGCTCTAAACTGAAAACGCAGTTCAACTTTTCCGTATCTGCTGTGAATCTATTGGAGTCTTATTTGGAAGAACGAAGCCAAACAGTGTTCTGCGAGGACCAGGTATCTGAGATTGGGTATTCCCTTTCTGGTGTACCACAAGGTTCGGTGCTTGGACCTTTGCTGTTCTGCTGCCACATCAACGACTTACCTACTGCTCTCAAATATTGCTCGATTCAACTCTATGCGGATGATGTTCAATTGTATATTGGTCGCCATGATATCCCGGCGGACGAGCTCATCCGAATGGTGAATGAAGATCTCAAAAGGATTGTCAAGTGGTCTCAACGGAACCAGCTATTCGTTAACCAGTCGAAAAGTAAAGCGTTGTTCGTGAAAGGTCGACGAAGGCATTTATCTCGGAATGAACCACTACCACCAATCACCATGGATGGACAGCTTATACAATGGACGGATACAGCGAAAAATCTCGGGTTTATGTTTCAAGCAGATCTCGGATGGGACAGTCTAATAACCCAACAGTACGGCAAAATATATACAAGCCTTCGTACTCTGTATGGATGTACTTCCATCGCTTCTATCGACACGCGCCTGAAACTGTTTAAGAGTCTGATCTTGCCCCATTTCCTTTTTGGGGACATACTACATGTCAACCTAAGTGCAAACGCCATGGATAGGATGCGCGTTGCATTGAATAGCTGTGTGCGGTTTGTATATGGTCTAAACCGCTATGCACATGTCACCCATTTGCAGAAGACCCtaatacccgatcagaaagaaataacaaaattattacagactgagttactttgttatgatatcaagttgtgttataaatttggtctcgttagttggtaaaataacagaaaacataacagaaattcttctagtatatatcaaaaatattacaacctgtgataggcttctatcagaattataacaaaatttgttaggttctcccacggccaatatagcttttattacctattgtatagtatcaacgaatttagcgtgcaggtctaaaaatagaataaaatagaaaaatatagcatacattaaggcgctttTCGGTTGGaggcaaaaagcttcatgtagcaaaagctttctatagttttgtcaaatgattgcatacatgctggctgattgttattatgaatatatgacacgctgattgttattagtggatatagcgatttgaacctgggtattctgagttttatgaggatgtttcctgcatgaaccaacgacgttgctttcaaccgatgtttaatgttagcataatattctacgcattcgtcaaagtcaaaacgattatagatgcagaagatgtttccagaacgcacacattgaactttgccaaagccaaaggactgtttgttttccttgtataatacgctttgttttcatacagttttgctcactactacagctgcctatattacgatagactgaatagctttataatatcttttcagattaggaaagtggggctatttttagattctgaatactgcgcttcggtgcttctcttgtacgttaacatgatttacacgatttttagaaataatgtcgatgcgatatggtaacatttagCGGATAATTTACCTACATTAATTTACGTagaatacgacaaatgttaCTTATAATTTCTAgtagattcaaagaaacaaataccaaagttttgaggcttgcattttgagatttcaaataaagtcgcttttggggttttgttattggcatttttaaaatgggaaagattaagcaaaccagtacaattatctcacatctaataaattctcagaaaaacaattttttataatagttcaatctatcaactgcgaatattataacagataatcataaaattcgagaaattgttgaggattcttcagtgtgacgaattttagaatatttcatgttttctaaaatacattttcttttctaaattttatttagttttaaggaggaaattattcaatatttttacattaaagttttCAGCTATTTCAAGCACTATCCAAAACACATATTGAAATTGTAACAGCAAgcaataataccagctgggatgtgtatttattcagagatttctaggccattttgaaatattgatagctttatgcagcatactcacaaatattaatctttcaacaatttgaacaggttgcattattccttttttaactttcttcaaaatgaatcaagtatcaAGATATTGACTTGATTATTgcgaaaatttgttagttcgatgtttttttaagacgaacgaagcaccatcgaatacaacggaaacattagtacaaatgcgcattcaaagtaattgtcagttcattgtaaatgtcaaactgtcttaggtggaatgaaaagatacaacaatctcaaacttaaacatttttatgcgggggttgaaataaaagaaattacaatgctttggtaattcggagaacgcacaaaatcagatacccacaaactggacaagtttcggttgtttatgaaaaacccgcataaattggaaaaatcggactgaagatccacgaagatcctcaaaattcataacggtattgtggaaatcagtatatatcaaacagttttttaagttctgaaaattcgttttcgcaatatacacaattaattaaaagaaaaaaaattatagaatcatttgactaaaccataaaaaatagtttaaaaatgcttttttatttgaatccgcgcttctttatttcatctggagtgcttgatactttctgcatcttctttaaaataagttttaaatgaaaattatattctttagaatagcttgttgataactttgcgattccaaaactttttgaataaaggcttcaacattgaaatcataAGCCGAATTCGAAATTGCGTATCAGACGAGTGTTTCACAAAAAGGTAATCTCAATCGAAA encodes:
- the LOC131679601 gene encoding uncharacterized protein LOC131679601; translated protein: MTSVGVEPTFFHHSGCSQLDLLITSCSDKLLRFNQIGFPGLSQHDLIFASLDFDANPVTRVHEYRDYVNIDIQALRNAILSVNWDSFYNIQDSSEQVSFFNSSIKQIHDDYIPLRTTKSRISSNVWFSCEIRKAMVERDLA